The proteins below come from a single Juglans regia cultivar Chandler chromosome 12, Walnut 2.0, whole genome shotgun sequence genomic window:
- the LOC109012072 gene encoding deSI-like protein At4g17486 isoform X1 — MLCTKVSRENEAGTVPVYLNVYDLTPINGYAYWFGLGAYHSGVQVHGIEYAFGAHEYPSTGIFEGEPKKCEGFTYRKTILIGKTGMEQAEVRAVMEELGGEYRGNAYNLITKNCNHFCNDACVRLTGNPIPSWVNRLARIGFLCKCVIPATLNSTKIRHHRIEDKPCEEEEEEKKKKKKVTSDSNRVISSNSSSSSSLSPSSSTIRRGRSRNRSRRKRALPPSSP; from the exons ATGTTGTGTACAAAAGTTTCGAGGGAAAACGAAGCGGGAACGGTGCCGGTTTACCTCAATGTGTACGATCTGACGCCCATCAATGGGTATGCCTATTGGTTTGGCCTTGGAGCGTACCATTCTGGTGTACAAG TCCATGGTATTGAGTATGCATTTGGAGCTCATGAGTATCCATCAACTGGAATTTTTGAAGGAGAACCAAAAAAATGCGAAGGATTTACATATAGGAAGACAATCTTGATCGGAAAAACGGGTATGGAGCAGGCGGAGGTGAGAGCAGTCATGGAGGAGCTGGGAGGTGAGTATCGAGGGAATGCATATAATTTGATTACCAAAAACTGCAACCATTTTTGCAATGATGCTTGTGTTAGGCTCACTGGAAATCCAATCCCAAGTTGGGTCAATCGGCTTGCTAGAATCG GATTTCTTTGCAAATGTGTTATTCCAGCAACTCTAAATTCAACTAAAATAAGGCATCATAGAATCGAAGACAAGCcatgtgaagaagaagaagaagagaagaagaagaaaaagaaagtcacAAGCGACTCAAACAGAGTCATATCTTCCaactcttcttcctcctcttcattGTCTCCTTCTAGCTCCACAATCCGCAGGGGAAGAAGCAGAAACAGAAGCAGACGCAAACGTGCTCTTCCTCCATCTTCGCCTTAG
- the LOC109012072 gene encoding deSI-like protein At4g17486 isoform X2, giving the protein MLCTKVSRENEAGTVPVYLNVYDLTPINGYAYWFGLGAYHSGVQGEPKKCEGFTYRKTILIGKTGMEQAEVRAVMEELGGEYRGNAYNLITKNCNHFCNDACVRLTGNPIPSWVNRLARIGFLCKCVIPATLNSTKIRHHRIEDKPCEEEEEEKKKKKKVTSDSNRVISSNSSSSSSLSPSSSTIRRGRSRNRSRRKRALPPSSP; this is encoded by the exons ATGTTGTGTACAAAAGTTTCGAGGGAAAACGAAGCGGGAACGGTGCCGGTTTACCTCAATGTGTACGATCTGACGCCCATCAATGGGTATGCCTATTGGTTTGGCCTTGGAGCGTACCATTCTGGTGTACAAG GAGAACCAAAAAAATGCGAAGGATTTACATATAGGAAGACAATCTTGATCGGAAAAACGGGTATGGAGCAGGCGGAGGTGAGAGCAGTCATGGAGGAGCTGGGAGGTGAGTATCGAGGGAATGCATATAATTTGATTACCAAAAACTGCAACCATTTTTGCAATGATGCTTGTGTTAGGCTCACTGGAAATCCAATCCCAAGTTGGGTCAATCGGCTTGCTAGAATCG GATTTCTTTGCAAATGTGTTATTCCAGCAACTCTAAATTCAACTAAAATAAGGCATCATAGAATCGAAGACAAGCcatgtgaagaagaagaagaagagaagaagaagaaaaagaaagtcacAAGCGACTCAAACAGAGTCATATCTTCCaactcttcttcctcctcttcattGTCTCCTTCTAGCTCCACAATCCGCAGGGGAAGAAGCAGAAACAGAAGCAGACGCAAACGTGCTCTTCCTCCATCTTCGCCTTAG
- the LOC109012072 gene encoding deSI-like protein At4g17486 isoform X3, with protein sequence MGMPIGLALERTILVYKVSDVHGIEYAFGAHEYPSTGIFEGEPKKCEGFTYRKTILIGKTGMEQAEVRAVMEELGGEYRGNAYNLITKNCNHFCNDACVRLTGNPIPSWVNRLARIGFLCKCVIPATLNSTKIRHHRIEDKPCEEEEEEKKKKKKVTSDSNRVISSNSSSSSSLSPSSSTIRRGRSRNRSRRKRALPPSSP encoded by the exons ATGGGTATGCCTATTGGTTTGGCCTTGGAGCGTACCATTCTGGTGTACAAGGTCAGTGACG TCCATGGTATTGAGTATGCATTTGGAGCTCATGAGTATCCATCAACTGGAATTTTTGAAGGAGAACCAAAAAAATGCGAAGGATTTACATATAGGAAGACAATCTTGATCGGAAAAACGGGTATGGAGCAGGCGGAGGTGAGAGCAGTCATGGAGGAGCTGGGAGGTGAGTATCGAGGGAATGCATATAATTTGATTACCAAAAACTGCAACCATTTTTGCAATGATGCTTGTGTTAGGCTCACTGGAAATCCAATCCCAAGTTGGGTCAATCGGCTTGCTAGAATCG GATTTCTTTGCAAATGTGTTATTCCAGCAACTCTAAATTCAACTAAAATAAGGCATCATAGAATCGAAGACAAGCcatgtgaagaagaagaagaagagaagaagaagaaaaagaaagtcacAAGCGACTCAAACAGAGTCATATCTTCCaactcttcttcctcctcttcattGTCTCCTTCTAGCTCCACAATCCGCAGGGGAAGAAGCAGAAACAGAAGCAGACGCAAACGTGCTCTTCCTCCATCTTCGCCTTAG
- the LOC109012074 gene encoding uncharacterized protein At2g39795, mitochondrial-like: protein MARLIRPFFRKTLSSSSSSSSGALLICRLQPLPQEPLLKTIGNSLLQTQHRTYITEMRKLAFEENILRLLRNEIQYELERSPPTQPVAKFDSFTVDSRPGEQWIRLKRKIGDEDIKVEVTMFDGAIPTAKSGGGTGDEVQLHITLIVNISKCKDVDVLEITCSAWPDSIEINRLFIRRGDKMPAQPYVGPEFKELDDELQDSLYKFLEARGINDELAVFVHQYMKNKDKTEFIRWMGTVKSFIEKQVK, encoded by the exons ATGGCACGTCTAATCCGACCCTTTTTTAGAAAaaccctttcttcttcttcttcttcttcttccggGGCCCTTCTAATCTGCCGTCTTCAGCCACTACCACAAGAACCCCTTCTCAAAACTATTGGAAACTCTCTACTTCAAACCCAACATAGAACTTACATCACCGAAATGCGCAAATTGGCCTTCGAAGAAAACATTCTCAGACTCCTCCGCAACGAGATCCAATACGAGCTCGAACGCTCCCCTCCCacccag CCTGTTGCAAAATTTGATTCATTCACAGTTGATTCCCGGCCTGGAGAGCAGTGGATtagattgaaaagaaaaattggagaTGAAGACATTAAAGTGGAAGTCACCATGTTTGATGGAGCCATTCCTACTGCGAAATCAGGTGGTGGCACTGGGGATGAAGTCCAACTTCACATTACCTTGATTGTCAATATCAGTAAATGCAAAGATGTTGATGTCTTGGAGATCACGTGCTCGGCTTGGCCAGATAGTATAGAGATTAACAGGCTTTTTATACGCCGTGGTGATAAGATGCCAGCTCAGCCTTATGTGGGGCCTGAATTCAA GGAATTGGATGATGAGTTGCAAGACTCGCTTTACAAATTTTTGGAAGCAAGGGGTATAAATGATGAACTTGCTGTTTTCGTACATCAATACATGAAGAACAAAGATAAAACTGAGTTTATTAGATGGATGGGAACTGTGAAATCGTTCATTGAAAAGCAAGTGAAGTGA
- the LOC109012080 gene encoding zinc finger protein 1-like, which translates to MDLPSTLTESRSSETSTIISVSEAQSCPKHDHSPEIPQEGIQHEQEDQENLPLDSNPDLILDLSLFSSKDFNHGSSKPELNDLVDSVDVNSSRNSSAADPDRHHQGNYENEPRVFSCNYCQRKFYSSQALGGHQNAHKRERTLAKRSQKIGAAFGNRYPIMASLPLHGSFNRSLGIQVHSIIHKPSYQSSTVRSPYDLYGQNGWSRQPFDHQQPAIGRLAAESLHMGVAVLAPSSAETGGAARLDSSRKFSPATEGIGGFWWDSVGLSSLNSHWRSKQDELQKLDLSLKL; encoded by the coding sequence ATGGACCTTCCAAGTACATTAACAGAATCACGTTCCTCTGAAACTTCAACCATCATCTCTGTTTCAGAGGCTCAATCATGCCCAAAACATGATCACTCACCCGAAATCCCACAGGAGGGAATCCAGCATgaacaagaagatcaagaaaacCTGCCACTAGACTCGAATCCTGATCTTATATTGGATCTAAGCCTCTTCAGCAGCAAGGATTTCAATCATGGGTCGTCGAAGCCAGAACTCAATGATCTCGTCGATTCCGTCGATGTAAACTCATCGAGAAACTCTTCGGCCGCTGATCCTGATCGTCATCATCAGGGTAATTATGAAAACGAGCCCCGGGTTTTCTCATGCAACTATTGCCAAAGAAAATTCTATAGCTCACAGGCACTGGGAGGGCACCAAAATGCTCATAAACGAGAGCGGACACTAGCAAAAAGAAGTCAGAAAATAGGTGCAGCTTTTGGAAACCGATACCCTATCATGGCGTCTTTACCTTTGCATGGCTCTTTCAATAGGTCTCTTGGGATCCAGGTGCACTCCATCATTCATAAGCCATCCTACCAATCATCAACTGTTAGATCCCCTTATGATCTCTATGGCCAAAATGGGTGGTCAAGACAGCCTTTTGATCATCAACAGCCAGCCATTGGGCGGCTTGCAGCGGAGAGTTTGCACATGGGAGTAGCAGTACTGGCACCGTCGTCGGCTGAGACTGGTGGGGCTGCAAGACTCGATAGCAGTCGGAAGTTCTCTCCGGCCACTGAGGGAATTGGAGGGTTTTGGTGGGATAGTGTTGGTCTTTCTTCACTTAACAGCCATTGGAGGTCTAAACAAGATGAGTTGCAGAAGCTCGACTTGTCCCTTAAGCTCTAA